The Candidatus Denitrolinea symbiosum DNA window ATTACGTCTCGCCCGATATTTTGAAGATGCCGAAAGAAGTGATGGATGAAGTCGGCGAGAAAAACATTCCGCAAGCCGAGTTCGATTCGCTCGATCAAGTCCTGCCCGAAACCGACGTGCTGTACGTCACACGCGTCCAAAAGGAACGCTTTGAAAACGTGGATGAATATGAAAAGGTCAAAGGCGCGTATGTGATCGATCCTGCCGTCATGCAAGCCGCAAAACAAAAGATGATCGTCATGCATCCGCTCCCGCGCGTCACCGAGATCAGCATGGACTTCGACGACGATCCCCGCGCGGCGTACTTCCGCCAGATGGAATATGGTCTCTACGTGAGAATGGCGCTGCTGGCGATGGTGTTGGGCAAAGCCTAAATTTATTAACCGCTAAGAACGCTAAGTTCGCAAAGAAAATCTTTAAAAATCTTCGCGCTCTTTGCGTGCTTCGCGGTAAAAGGATTTTTATGGAAACTTTTTTTTCTTTTTTGGAAAAACGCGTCGACGACTGCTCATCCCTCTTATGCGTTGGACTCGACCCGCACGTGAGCGAACTTAAGGAGCCTTCTCCCGCGTCTGCCCTCGACTTCTGCCTGACTCTCATTAAGGAGACCGCTCCCTACGCCGCGGCGTTCAAACCCAACGCAGCATTCTTCGAAGTCTTCGGCGCCGAAGGGTGGACAGCGCTCAAGCAGGTCATCGAAGCGATTGACGCCGAGTCGCGGCGACTCGGTTCGCGCATCCCCGTCATCCTGGACGCGAAGCGAGGCGACATCGCCTCCACAGCCGAGGCCTACGCGAGGTCCGCGTTCGAGACGTTGGGCGCGCACTGCATCACGTTGAGTCCGTATTTGGGAAAAGACTCCATCGAGCCGTTCCTGCAATATCCGGAGAAAGGTATCTTCCTGCTGTGCAAAACCTCCAACCCGGGTTCGATGGACCTGCAGAATGCGTTCGTCATGCCCGTGGGCTCGGACATCCCCGTGCCACTTTACCTGCACGTGGCGCAGCTCGCGCAGCAGTGGAACACGGACAACAACATCGGGCTCGTGGTCGGCGCGACGCACGCGAAGATCATGGAGATCATCCGCGCCGCCGTGCCAGACCTGTGGTTCCTCGCGCCGGGCGTCGGCGCGCAGGGCGGGGACCTGGAGCTGGCGCTGAAGTCAGGCCTGCGGGCGGACGGCAAAGGGATGCTCATCCCCATCTCGCGCGGCATTTCGCGCGCGCAGAATCCCAAATCCGCCGCGGCGGAGATACGGGATGAGATGTTACATATCAAGAATCAATTGAACCGCTAAGAACGCCAAGAAAGATTTTTTAGATCCTTCGCGCTCTTCGCGTGCTTGGCGGTAAACAAAAAGGAAGCGCAATGACTGAACTTACCCCATCGCAAGAATCCCTCGCCAACGAATCGTTGTCCGCTGGCTGTATCCAATTCGGCGAATTCACCCTCAAGTCGGGACTGCAATCCCCCATCTACATCGACCTGCGGCGGGTCATCGCCT harbors:
- a CDS encoding orotidine-5'-phosphate decarboxylase produces the protein METFFSFLEKRVDDCSSLLCVGLDPHVSELKEPSPASALDFCLTLIKETAPYAAAFKPNAAFFEVFGAEGWTALKQVIEAIDAESRRLGSRIPVILDAKRGDIASTAEAYARSAFETLGAHCITLSPYLGKDSIEPFLQYPEKGIFLLCKTSNPGSMDLQNAFVMPVGSDIPVPLYLHVAQLAQQWNTDNNIGLVVGATHAKIMEIIRAAVPDLWFLAPGVGAQGGDLELALKSGLRADGKGMLIPISRGISRAQNPKSAAAEIRDEMLHIKNQLNR